Proteins encoded together in one Anopheles darlingi chromosome 3, idAnoDarlMG_H_01, whole genome shotgun sequence window:
- the LOC125953635 gene encoding pickpocket protein 28-like, whose translation MEPSGQRRLYSWLRWRTWKNIFRDYFEASSCHGMRYIVEPGLSLLERTSWSMMVTLSLCCCISGIIYTHLRWQEKPLIVSFSSRTIKVWQIPFPAITICPQTRIAADIFNVTEVYHRQRRNRSLVTETEWNQLRALSHVCSTVMRPKDDYYGGAAEERPPGPEPGGEHRRKQPHREPVVPVLVNMSIPQTELLNTCMWSFNFRPCQTLWARKVTENGICYSFNMLSHDELFSADQAFRERDLNPGEHSHPFKTLRASQLRSSGWTMENGYTAEEDLLSYPRRTASGGFKGGTIALLKTDIDDREYVCSGAQQGYRVTIHPPDEFPRLTEYHIRVPPMQAVSIIVKPRMLTTQKSLRRYPVEKRQCYFAGERNLRYFRVYNEQNCEFECLTNFTLRTCGCVTFAMPRTNTTPVCGAEDVRCYRNAATKMMELGAVMMGTEGHELCECLPACTTIKYDVEISNDWLNLEQMLDSMIHKDPDREKLEPMLLYAYFKDNKFLYTKRVAYTTFNGELASFGGILALLAGMSLTSLAEMVYFLVVRPFCQWLRSQYGPVGTSNTSAAPSHENHLASTRSHRVYPCP comes from the exons ATGGAACCCAGCGGACAACGTCGCCTCTACTCCTGGCTTCGGTGGCGCACGTGGAAGAACATCTTTCGGGATTACTTCGAGGCCAGCTCGTGCCATGGAATGCGGTATATTGTGGAACCGGGGCTATCCCTTCTGGAACG CACATCCTGGTCCATGATGGTGACACTATccctgtgctgctgcatctccgGCATCATCTACACACATCTGCGCTGGCAGGAGAAACCGCTGATCGTGAGCTTCTCGTCGCGAACGATCAAAGTATGGCAGATACCGTTCCCGGCGATAACGATCTGCCCTCAGACACGCATCGCGGCGGACATTTTCAATGTGACGGAAGTGTATCACCGCCAGCGCCGTAACCGTTCCCTGGTAACCGAGACCGAGTGGAACCAGTTGCGTGCCCTATCGCATGTCTGCTCGACCGTTATGCGACCGAAGGATGACTACTATGGAGGGGCGGCAGAGGAGCgaccaccaggaccagagCCAGGGGGCGAGCACCGTCGGAAGCAGCCCCATCGAGagccggtggtaccggtgctggtgaacATGTCGATACCGCAGACGGAACTTTTGAACACCTGTATGTGGAGCTTCAACTTTCGGCCCTGCCAGACGCTGTGGGCCAGGAAGGTGACGGAGAATGGTATCTGCTATAGCTTCAACATGCTGTCCCACGATGAGCTGTTCTCGGCTGATCAGGCATTTCGCGAGCGGGACCTCAATCCGGGTGAGCATTCGCATCCCTTCAAGACATTGCGAGCGTCACAGCTCCGGAGCAGCGGTTGGACGATGGAGAACGGCTATACGGCCGAGGAGGATCTGCTGTCCTACCCGCGGCGGACCGCTAGCGGCGGGTTCAAGGGTGGTACGATTGCGTTGCTCAAGACCGACATCGACGACCGGGAGTACGTTTGTTCG GGTGCCCAGCAGGGCTATCGGGTAACGATTCATCCACCGGATGAGTTTCCACGGCTCACCGAGTACCATATCCGGGTGCCACCGATGCAGGCCGTCTCGATCATTGTGAAGCCACGGATGTTGACGACCCAGAAGAGTCTACGTCGGTATCCTGTTGAGAA ACGACAGTGTTACTTCGCTGGCGAACGGAACTTGCGCTACTTTAGGGTGTACAACGAGCAGAACTGTGAGTTCGAGTGTCTCACCAACTTTACGCTACGGACGTGCGGTTGCGTGACGTTCGCGATGCCCCGTACCAACACGACACCGGTTTGTGGTGCTGAGGATGTGCGGTGCTATCGGAATGCCGCGACCAAGATGATGGAACTCGGTGCGGTGATGATGGGCACGGAAGGCCACGAGTTGTGTGAATGTTTGCCGGCCTGTACGACGATCAAGTACGATGTCGAGATCTCGAACGATTGGCTTAATCTGGAGCAGATGCTTGACTCGATGATACACAAGGATCCGGACCGGGAAAA ACTCGAACCGATGCTACTGTACGCGTACTTCAAGGATAACAAATTCCTCTACACGAAGCGCGTCGCTTACACCACGTTCAACGGAGAGCTGGCCAGTTTCGGTGGAATACTGGCGCTGCTGGCCGGGATGAGCCTGACAAGTCTGGCCGAGATGGTGTACTTTCTGGTCGTGCGGCCATTCTGTCAGTGGTTGCGTTCGCAGTATGGTCCGGTTGgtaccagcaacaccagtgcAGCGCCTTCACACGAGAACCATCTCGCGAGCACCCGTAGCCACCGGGTGTATCCT TGTCCGTGA